In one window of Leptospira sp. GIMC2001 DNA:
- a CDS encoding YdcF family protein yields the protein MFFVFSKLLTIFLFPLPLAILFGIFLGIRYGRGRFRLILIMPWLVLWAFSTYPVTEALIQPLEDFVPPRQIQEIEKADAIVVLGGMINNLTRIPNTVELTTAADRLTEGYFLYKNKKAPRILFTGGSGILFHEGEAEADQAKRFYRSLGVPENDIVLEGESRNTRENAIYSGILLREMGAKKIILVTSAFHMRRSMTEFEREDIEIIPFPTDYRTLNSTVSSWEQLTPSVGALDTSTAAIKEWVGIFVYSLKDIF from the coding sequence ATGTTTTTTGTATTTTCTAAATTATTAACAATTTTTCTTTTTCCATTGCCTCTTGCAATATTGTTTGGAATTTTTCTAGGAATTCGATACGGACGAGGAAGATTTCGCCTAATTCTAATTATGCCTTGGTTGGTTCTATGGGCATTCTCCACCTATCCCGTAACTGAAGCACTGATACAACCTCTGGAAGATTTTGTTCCACCAAGGCAGATCCAAGAGATCGAAAAAGCTGATGCTATCGTTGTACTTGGCGGTATGATCAATAACCTCACACGAATTCCCAACACGGTAGAATTGACTACAGCCGCAGATCGCCTAACAGAAGGTTATTTTCTGTATAAAAACAAAAAGGCACCAAGAATCCTATTTACTGGTGGGTCTGGAATACTTTTCCATGAAGGAGAAGCAGAAGCGGACCAAGCAAAACGATTCTATAGATCTCTGGGAGTACCGGAAAATGATATAGTTCTCGAGGGCGAATCTCGCAACACAAGAGAGAATGCGATCTACTCTGGAATTTTACTGAGAGAAATGGGAGCTAAGAAAATCATTCTCGTTACATCAGCATTTCATATGAGACGTTCTATGACCGAATTTGAGCGGGAAGATATAGAGATCATTCCCTTTCCAACTGATTACCGAACTCTCAATTCAACAGTTAGTAGCTGGGAACAACTCACTCCCTCCGTGGGGGCATTGGACACATCCACCGCAGCGATCAAGGAGTGGGTTGGGATTTTTGTCTATAGCCTAAAGGATATTTTCTGA
- a CDS encoding pectin acetylesterase-family hydrolase encodes MFDFFSKKKFYNFAILILSVLLLNMACASKDDSEDEENIVTLLALLVASPWEQVKPSSDGNITIRNKTFRYQAKCSGHSFGGGSNSEFFYYIRRGDPKKLLINFMGGGSCFNQANCFGSNTTTYFNGLSQLSPTAMKFVFGGGIFDNSKTTNPFSSYTVIFIPYCTGDLHWGSNDVVYSPTSNNFTGNTNPGGTFSHRGFDNTLSVLKDLQTSYPSPEKVFITGQSAGGYGAIFNSPYIIEAMGGLGSTTDYAVVSDAAAGVTIANNNNFINSLWGVTAAFSKAGGGVFSNLPDWIPGINDGVFNNLQLGDLVKSIAQAYPNVRFGQYTSALDTTQAFFLNVTRIVRDQPVSYTNETTSSGGSDCSVLWGNANGLSGGDFAGCSSNATAPLISLWRNGGTDPKNGSTVIGMISQIVNLPVGVNNYSYYIAPGPSHTITMSSNFYSTSTNNRSLLDWYSAIANKQQPSSVQCNGESCLCGSGTDSNKCATANSL; translated from the coding sequence ATGTTTGATTTTTTTAGTAAGAAGAAATTCTATAATTTTGCAATTTTAATTCTGAGCGTCCTGCTTTTGAATATGGCATGTGCTTCTAAAGATGATTCAGAGGATGAAGAAAATATAGTTACATTGCTTGCGTTACTTGTTGCATCTCCTTGGGAGCAAGTGAAACCTTCCTCTGATGGCAATATAACTATTCGGAATAAAACTTTTCGCTACCAAGCTAAATGCTCGGGTCACTCTTTCGGAGGCGGTTCCAATTCTGAATTTTTTTACTATATTCGTCGTGGTGATCCTAAGAAATTGTTAATCAATTTTATGGGTGGTGGATCTTGCTTCAACCAAGCCAATTGTTTTGGCTCGAATACAACCACCTACTTCAATGGTCTGAGTCAATTGTCGCCAACTGCCATGAAATTTGTATTTGGTGGAGGAATTTTTGACAATAGCAAAACTACCAATCCTTTCTCGTCCTATACAGTAATTTTCATTCCATATTGTACGGGTGACCTTCATTGGGGTTCTAATGATGTTGTGTATTCGCCCACTTCAAACAATTTTACAGGCAATACGAATCCGGGTGGAACCTTTTCACATCGTGGATTCGACAATACACTTTCTGTCCTCAAAGACCTACAAACTTCCTATCCATCACCAGAAAAAGTTTTTATAACTGGGCAAAGTGCTGGTGGGTACGGAGCAATTTTCAATTCACCTTATATCATCGAAGCCATGGGTGGACTTGGATCAACAACTGATTATGCTGTTGTGAGTGATGCTGCAGCCGGAGTGACAATTGCAAACAATAACAATTTTATCAATTCCTTATGGGGAGTGACCGCAGCGTTTTCTAAGGCTGGTGGAGGAGTATTCAGCAATCTTCCAGATTGGATTCCAGGAATAAATGACGGAGTTTTCAACAATCTTCAATTAGGTGACCTAGTTAAGTCAATTGCTCAAGCTTATCCAAATGTAAGATTTGGACAATACACTTCTGCACTTGATACGACCCAAGCATTCTTCTTAAATGTTACAAGAATTGTTCGCGATCAACCGGTATCCTATACTAATGAGACAACTTCTTCTGGAGGTTCAGACTGCAGTGTTCTATGGGGCAATGCCAATGGACTGAGTGGTGGCGACTTTGCCGGATGCTCAAGCAATGCAACAGCACCTCTTATTAGTTTATGGAGAAATGGAGGAACAGATCCAAAGAATGGCTCCACCGTAATTGGCATGATATCTCAGATAGTAAATCTGCCAGTGGGTGTCAATAATTACTCATACTATATCGCACCGGGTCCTAGTCATACAATAACTATGAGCAGCAATTTCTATTCAACATCAACTAACAATCGTAGTTTGCTTGACTGGTATTCAGCAATTGCGAATAAGCAACAGCCAAGCTCGGTTCAGTGCAACGGCGAAAGCTGTCTCTGTGGAAGCGGAACAGACTCCAACAAATGCGCGACGGCCAATTCTTTATAA
- a CDS encoding DMT family transporter, which produces MSVQILIIFCIAVIFNALANILIKTSSLNDAVTPPESQGLTGLIVYFLNPVFIGGLACFGLALVGYRFVLGKGLKLSLAYPVFTSSGFIIVLIASAIFFKERLTWSQWTGIAFIMIGVWLTALHMFDVKG; this is translated from the coding sequence ATGTCAGTCCAGATCCTCATAATTTTTTGTATAGCTGTTATCTTCAATGCTCTAGCCAATATTCTGATCAAGACAAGTTCGCTCAATGATGCAGTGACCCCACCTGAATCTCAAGGATTGACAGGACTTATCGTATACTTTCTCAATCCAGTGTTTATTGGTGGTCTTGCATGTTTTGGATTGGCATTGGTTGGATATAGATTTGTTCTCGGCAAAGGATTGAAGTTGTCACTTGCATATCCTGTGTTTACAAGTTCTGGATTTATCATTGTGTTGATTGCTTCCGCTATCTTCTTCAAGGAAAGATTGACTTGGTCACAATGGACAGGCATCGCTTTTATTATGATAGGTGTTTGGCTTACAGCCTTACATATGTTTGATGTAAAAGGGTGA
- a CDS encoding alpha/beta fold hydrolase — MKENTLSFRDFNLNVLDSETPGRTIIFAHANGYSAGCYKYYHQALQKKFRIIAFDFVGHGKSESTLNFSNWLFFRDQLLEVLKSRISPGEKAIGIGHSLGGASTLLSCKEAPELFEKAIVLDPVVLGFRITTLAKIFGNPLAKVAKKRRKQFQSIELVRRAFRNFPAFANWEESVFQDYLDSCLRPTGNKKEVELCCDPEVEARIFSLSSYRVFSRFHGIKTEVHVAIPEKYEVCSPRHARLITKRNPLSSVSIWKDATHFFPFELPAKTLEFIESKL, encoded by the coding sequence ATGAAAGAAAATACTCTCTCCTTTCGCGATTTTAATTTAAATGTTTTGGATTCTGAGACTCCTGGTCGAACAATCATATTCGCTCACGCAAATGGATATTCTGCCGGATGTTATAAATACTACCACCAAGCTCTCCAAAAAAAATTCCGAATCATTGCCTTTGATTTCGTTGGGCATGGCAAATCAGAATCCACTTTGAATTTTTCAAACTGGCTTTTTTTTCGAGATCAATTGCTCGAAGTTCTAAAGAGCAGAATTTCTCCAGGAGAAAAAGCAATTGGAATCGGGCATTCTCTTGGCGGCGCAAGTACCTTACTTTCTTGCAAAGAAGCACCTGAATTATTTGAGAAAGCGATCGTTCTAGATCCAGTTGTATTAGGTTTTCGCATAACAACACTAGCAAAAATATTTGGGAATCCACTTGCGAAAGTAGCAAAAAAAAGAAGAAAACAATTTCAATCTATTGAATTGGTTCGAAGAGCTTTCCGTAATTTTCCAGCCTTTGCGAATTGGGAAGAATCTGTGTTCCAGGATTATTTGGATTCATGCCTAAGACCCACAGGCAACAAAAAGGAAGTTGAGTTGTGTTGTGATCCAGAGGTCGAAGCTCGGATTTTTTCTCTTTCTAGTTACAGAGTGTTCTCAAGATTCCACGGAATCAAAACAGAAGTACATGTAGCGATTCCAGAAAAATACGAAGTATGTAGTCCAAGACATGCCCGACTCATCACAAAAAGAAATCCTTTGTCGTCGGTAAGTATTTGGAAGGATGCAACTCATTTTTTTCCTTTCGAATTGCCTGCCAAAACTCTTGAATTTATTGAATCCAAATTATGA
- a CDS encoding cytochrome c maturation protein CcmE domain-containing protein produces the protein MNRKFLILTLIIGFSLAGIAFFSAQETAYKLLDASELAANPARYKGDNLRVRGFVKLGSLVREGRTAKFELELEDRNVPVFFTGENLLPDAFKEGARARVDGHWENGTLVANHVEAKCASKYEAGYAEGNESY, from the coding sequence ATGAATCGCAAATTTCTTATTCTCACACTCATAATTGGTTTCTCATTGGCTGGAATTGCTTTTTTTTCGGCTCAGGAAACGGCTTATAAATTATTGGATGCATCGGAACTCGCGGCAAACCCAGCTCGTTATAAAGGTGACAATCTTCGTGTTCGAGGTTTTGTAAAACTCGGATCGCTTGTTCGCGAGGGTCGCACGGCAAAATTTGAATTGGAATTGGAAGACAGAAATGTCCCAGTTTTTTTTACAGGTGAAAACCTTCTGCCTGATGCTTTCAAAGAAGGAGCTCGCGCACGAGTGGATGGACATTGGGAAAATGGAACTCTAGTTGCCAATCATGTTGAAGCCAAATGCGCTTCAAAATATGAAGCTGGTTACGCTGAAGGAAACGAGAGTTACTGA
- a CDS encoding DUF4334 domain-containing protein, translated as MNNKTLSQNKMQTKKSASKSGVKTKLTKKMDSSRKVSNSNLPTKKPISKNDLVSKFQEMRNADSNSTEEAFDLYDRLETVSLIDIIGRWHGSGFKTKHTMDGALETFNWYGKEFINTENVHPLVFKGWGGKLFTVNPSLMPVGLATKIPSTNLGFLTPIFLLFRFLFTTSKSKARIRMLEFRGKTTATMIYDNLPINDVFRKVDDNTLMGCMDFKKMEQPFFFVLERD; from the coding sequence ATGAATAACAAAACACTATCACAAAACAAAATGCAAACTAAGAAATCAGCCAGTAAATCTGGGGTAAAAACAAAATTAACCAAGAAAATGGACAGCTCACGCAAGGTCTCAAATTCTAATCTGCCAACCAAAAAACCGATCTCTAAAAATGATTTGGTTTCAAAATTTCAAGAAATGAGAAATGCCGATTCCAATTCGACAGAAGAAGCTTTTGATCTTTATGATCGATTGGAAACCGTTTCTCTCATTGATATCATTGGGCGCTGGCATGGATCAGGTTTCAAAACCAAACATACGATGGATGGTGCATTGGAAACCTTCAATTGGTATGGCAAGGAATTCATCAATACAGAAAATGTCCATCCGTTGGTGTTCAAGGGATGGGGTGGAAAATTATTTACGGTCAATCCTTCTCTTATGCCCGTGGGTCTCGCGACCAAAATTCCTTCGACGAATCTTGGATTTCTTACACCAATTTTTTTATTGTTTCGGTTTCTTTTTACAACTAGCAAGTCCAAAGCAAGAATCCGAATGCTTGAGTTTCGAGGCAAAACGACGGCAACTATGATCTACGACAATCTGCCAATCAATGATGTATTTAGAAAAGTTGACGACAACACTCTAATGGGTTGTATGGATTTCAAAAAAATGGAGCAACCATTCTTTTTTGTATTAGAAAGAGATTGA